Sequence from the Microbacterium sp. AZCO genome:
CCGACGAGGCCGTCGTCGACGGCGTTGAACGCGAACTTCAGCATGCGGATCGCCGTCGGCGACTTCGTCAGGATCGTGCGGGCCATCGCGACCGCCTCGCGCTCGAGGTCGGCGTGCGGCACGACGCGGTTGACGGCGCCCATCTCGTACGCTCGCTGGGCTGAGTACTCCTCGGCGAGGAAGAAGACCTCGCGCGCGAACTTCTGGCCGATCTGGCGGGCGAAGTACGCCGAGCCGTAGCCGGCGTCGAAGCTGCCGACGTCGGCATCCGTCTGCTTGAAGCGGCCGTGCTCGCGCGAGGCGATCGTGAGGTCGCACACGACGTGCAGCGAGTGCCCGCCGCCGGCGGCCCACCCCGGCACGACCGCGATGACGACCTTCGGCATGAACCGGATGAGGCGCTGCACCTCGAGGATGTGCAGGCGACCGGCGCGCGCCGGGTCGACGACGGCGTCGGGAGAATCGGAGTACTTGTAGCCGTCGCGCCCGCGGATGCGCTGGTCGCCGCCCGAGCAGAACGCCCAGCCGCCGTCCTTCGGGCTCGGGCCGTTGCCCGTCACGAGCACGACGCCGATCTTCGGGTCCTGGCGTGCCGCGTCGAGCGCCCGGTAAAGCTCGTCGACCGTGTGCGGGCGGAACGCGTTGCGCACCTCGGGCCGGTCGAAGGCGATGCGGGCGATGCGCCCGTCCGTCGACACGTGCGCGGTGATGTCGGTGTACCCCTCGGCGCCGGGCGCCGGCCGCCACTCCGCCTTGTCGAACAGCTCGGAAACGCTCACCGCGCCAGCCTACGGCGACCCGGTCGCGGTCGGTGTCATACGGCAGGACGCCGACCGGACAGGACCCTAGCCTGGAGGGGTGACTTCTTCGCTCCGCGCCTTCGCCGCGACCTCCGCCGCCGTCCTCCTGCTCGCTCTGACCGCCTGCTCGCAGACTCCGACCGAGACGGCCGGGCCGTCAGCATCCCCCTCCGCCTCGGTGTCGGGCGACTGCGCGGGCGTCACGATCGTCGTCGACGCGAGCGCGCTCGAGCTCGGTGAGGACGACCCGTCGCAGGCGACGTGCATCCCGACCGCCACGGCGATCGCCGCGAGCGACGCGCTTGCGCAGGCCGACGTGACGACCGAAGGCACGAAGCAGTACGGCGATCAGGTGGTGTGCCGCGTCAACGGCGTCCCCGCCGCGGATCTCGCCATCAAGAACCCCGACGGCACCGACTACTTCGAGCAGTGCGAGTCGATGCCCGCCGCGTTCGCCTACTGGTCGCTGTGGGTCGAGCCGAAGGGCGGCGCATGGGAGTACGCACAGGAGGGCCTGTCGACCCTGCAGCTTCAGCCCGGCGAGAGCCTCGCGCTGCTCTTCAGCCTCAACGGCACCCCCGCCTCCCCGACCGCGACGCCGTGACCCGATGACCCTTCGACCCGGACCCCTGCGCGCCGCCGCGGCTCTTGCCGCGACGTTCGTGGCGGTCCGGGTCGTCTATCGCGTCCTCTTCCACGGCGCCGACGGCTCCGGCGCCGTGCTGCTCGCGCTGCCGTCGGTGCGGCTGCCTCCGCCGTTCGCTCACGTCGTGCTGCTCGGCCCCGTGACGACGGACGGACTGAGGGATGCCGCGGCGAGCGCGCTCCCGATCGCGCTGACGATCCTCGCCTTCGGTGTGCTCAACGCCCTCGTCGACCTTCCTCGGCTCTTCGTCCGCGGCGCACGGCGCGGCCCGCTGAGCGGCATCGCGCGCGCCGTCGCGATCGCGTGGGCGACCCTCCCCTCGCTCGCCGACGCCGGGCGGGCGGTTCGGTTCGCCCAGCGCCTGCGCGGCGAGCGCGCGGGGGTGCGGATGCTGGCGCCCCTGCTGCAGCGGACGCTCGAGCGCGCGGGAGGCATAGCGGCGGCGCTCGAACTGCGCGGGCTCGCGGGGCGGGCGCTCGACGGCGACTGCCTCGAGCCGGCCACGGCGGAGGATGTGTCGATCGGCTTCGGCTCGGCCCCCGTCGTGCGGGTCGGGACGCTGGCGCTCGGCACCAAATCGCTGACCCTCGTCTCGGGACCGACCGGCTCGGGCAAGTCGACGCTGCTGCGCGCCCTCTCGGGCCTGCACACTCACGTCGACGGCGGGTGGGTCGACGGGGCGCTTCAGGTCGCCGGACACCCGCGCACGGCCGTGCCGCCGCGCGACCTCTCGCGGCTCGTCGGGGTCGTGCCGCAGCATCCCCGCGAGGCGTTCGCGACGGAGCTCGTGCGCGACGAGATCGGGCTCGCACTCGAACTGCGCGGCGTCGCGCGGACGATCGTCGCGGCGCGCGTCGCCGAGGTCGCCGCTCGGGTGGGGATCGAGCCGCTGCTCGACCGGCCGACCCGCGGGCTCTCCGCGGGCGAGGCGACGCTCGTCGCCCTCGCGGCGGCCGTGGTCGAGCGGCCGATCGTGCTCCTCGTCGACGAGCCCTTCGCCGACCTCGACTCTCGCGCCCGTGCGCGCGTGGCGGCGCTGCTCGACGCACTCGCGCACGAGGCCGGGATGTGCGTCGTCGTCGCGGAGCACCGCGTGGCGGGGCTCGTCGCCATGGCCGATGTGCGGCTCCGCATCCGGAATGGCGTCCTCGTCGACGGAGTGGTCGCGCCGGCCGTCGCGCTGTCCGTGGCGCCGGCCGTGGCGCCGGACGCCCCCGTCGTGCTGCGCGCGGAGGGGGTGACGGTGCGCCACCGGGGCGTCGTGGCGGTGGATGCCGCGATCCTGTCGCTCCGCGCCGGCGAGCTCGTCGCGCTCGTCGGGCCGAACGGCGCGGGCAAGTCGACCCTGCTCGCGGCGCTCACGGGAGACCCGCGCGTGACGGCCGAGGGTCGCGTGGCCCTCGTACCCGATGCCTCCGACGACCTCTTCGTGTCCGATTCCGTGGCGGCGGAGTGCCGGCGCGCCGACCGCCGATCGACGGCGAGGACGGCCACGCGCTTCGCCCGCTTCCTGGGTCTGGATCCGGACAGCCGGGAGTTCGCCGCGCGCCTGGCGCGGCATCCCCGTGACCTGTCCGTGGGCGAGCGACGGTGCCTCGCGCTCGCGATCCAGCTTGCCGGGTCGCCCACGACGCTCCTCGTCGACGAGCCCACCCGGGGCCTCGATCCCGACGCGCGCCGGCTCGTCTGGGCGGCGCTGACCTCGCTCGCCGCCGACGGCGCTGCCGTGCTCGTCGCCTCGCACGAGCCAGAGGTCGCGGCGGCCGCCGACCGCGTGCTCCCGATGCGTGGCGGGGTCGTGGGTGCGGTTGTGGCAGATGCGGGGGCGGCGCGGGCGCACTCGGCGATCCCCGATGCGGTGCCCGTCGATGCTCCAGGATCGCGCGGGGCGTCGCGGGAGGCGCCCGCCGACCAGAACCCGCGCGTCGACACCCTAGGGTCTCGCCGAGACCATGCGCTGCCGGCGCGGACAACGGATGGTTTCGACGAGACCCTAGGGTCGCGACGCGGTGCGAATGAGGCGCACGACGACCGGCAGCGCCCGAGACCCGGCCGGCACCGGGGCGGGCGCCTCGCCCTGGTCGCGCTCATCGCCGCGAACGTCGTCGCGCTGGGCGCGTTCTGCTGGCCGCTCGTCGCGAACGCGGTTCCCGCGGACGCGCAGGCGGCCGTGCCCGCCGCGGCGCTCGGGCTCGCTCCCCTCGCGGCGCTCGTCGTCGTCGCGACGCTCGACGGCACGGTGCGATCCGCGCACATGCTGGCGCTGCTCGGCACGCTCGCGGCGATCGGCGCGGCCGTGCGCATCGCGAGCACCGGCGTGGGCGGCGTCGAGGCCGTGTTCATCCTGCTGATCCTCGCGGGCCGCGCCTTCGGCGCACGGTTCGGGATGCTGCTGGGTATGGCGACGATCGCGCTGTCGACGCTCGTCACCGGAACGTTCGGACCGTGGACGCCGTTCCAGATGTTCGCCTGCGCCTGGGTCGGCGCGGGTGCAGGGCTCCTCCCCCGCCGCGTGTCGGCGCGCACGGAGATCGCGATGCTGTGCGTCTACGGCGTCCTCGCGTCCTACGCCTTCGGCCTCATCATGAACTTCTGGTACTGGCCGTTCGCCGTGGGGTTCGGCACCGACATCTCGTACACGCCGGGAGCCCCGCTCAGCCTCAATCTGTCGAGATTCCTGCTGTACTCGCTCGTCACGTCGACCCTCAGCTGGGATACGCTTCGGGCGATCACGACGGTGGTCGGGATCCTCGTCATCGGCCGGGCCGTGCTCAGCGCCCTCCGTCGCGCGAAGCCGCTGACCGCGGCAGCCCTCCCCTCGTCCCTCTCCCGATCGGGAGCCTCGACGCACGCGGGACGATCGCCGCTGACGTCGGCCTGACACCACTGATCCTCCGGTTCCACGACGGGATACCGCGGCCAGGCGAGAAGGGAGGGATGCCGCGGCCAGAGGCGACGGCGGGAGGGATGCCGCGGCCAAGCCCGGGAGGGATCAGACGGAGAAGTACTTCGCCTCGGGGTGGTGGAAGACGAAGGCGTCGGTCGACTGCTCGGGGTGCAGCTGCAGCTCCTCGCTGAGCTCGACGCCCATGCGCTCGGGACGGAGGAGCTCGACGACCTTGCGGCGGTCCTCCATGTCGGGGCACGCGGGGTAGCCGAGCGAGAAGCGCGCGCCGCGGTACTCGAGCTTGAACAGGCCCGCCGTGTCGGCGGGGTCCTCGTCGGCGAAGCCGAGCTCCGACCGGATGCGGGCGTGCCAGAACTCGGCGAGCGCCTCGGTCAGCTGCATGACGAGGCCGTTGAGCTCGTAGTAGTCGCGGTAGTGGTTGCCGGCGAAGAGCTCGGCCGTCACCGAGTCGATGTGGGCGCCGGCCGTGACGAGCTGCACGGGCAGCACGTCGACCTGACCGGACTCGCGCGAGCGGACGAAGTCCGAGAGGCACAGGTGCCGGTCGCGGCGCTGGCGCGGGAATGTGAAGCGCAGGCGCTCAATGCCGACGGCGCCGCCCGACCCGCCGTCGGGCGCGAGCAGCCCGGCGGGCCCGAGAAGACCGGAGGGATCGTCGCCGTGGTGCAGCACGACGAGGTCGTCGCCCTCGGACACGACCGGGAAGTAGCCGTACGCCACCGAGGGATCGAGCATCCCCTCGCCGAGAATGCGGTCGAGCCAGTAGCGCAGGCGCGGGCGACCCTCGCGCTCGACGAGCTCCTCGTACGTGAGACCGCCCTCGCCGCGCCCGGGCTTGAGACCCCACTGACCCATGAAGGTCGCGCGCTCGTCGAGGAACGCGGCGTAGTCGGCGAGCGCGACACCGCGGACGATGCGCGTACCCCAGAAGGGCGGGGCGGGAAGGGGATTGTCGGCTGCCACGTCCGACCGCTCCGGCATCGCCTCGGGCTCGGTCAGCGTGAGCTTCGACGACGCGCGGTGGATGCGCTTCTTGAGCGGCGGCAGGCCGACCTCGTCGGGCGACGCGCCGCGGGCCACCCGCACGAGCGGCTCCATGAGGGCGAGACCCTCGAACGCGTCGCGGGCGTAGCGCACCTCGCCGTCGAAGAGCGAGGCCAGATCGTCCTCGACGTAGGCCCGCGTGAGTGCGGCGCCGCCGAGGATGACCGGCCACTTCTTCGCGAGACCCCGCGACTGGAGCTCCTCGAGGTTCTCCTTCATGACGACCGTCGACTTCACGAGCAGGCCCGACATGCCGATCACGTCGGCGTCGTGCTCTTCGGCCGCGGCGATGATGTCGGCGATCGGCTGCTTGATGCCGAGGTTCACGACGTCGTAGCCGTTGTTCTTCAGGATGATGTCGACGAGGTTCTTGCCGATGTCGTGCACGTCGCCGCGGACGGTCGCGAGCACGATGCGGCCCTTGCCGGCGGCATCCGACTTCTCCATGTGGGGCTCGAGCAGCGCGACGGCGTTCTTCATGACCTCCGCCGACTGCAGCACGAACGGCAGCTGCATCTCGCCCGAGCCGAAGCGCTCGCCGACGACCTTCATGCCCTCGAGGAGGTGGACGTTGATGATGTCGAGAGCCGAGAGCCCGCCCTCGCGGGCGAGGTCGAGATCCGCCTCGAGGCCCTTCGCCTCGCCGTCGATGATGCGGCGCTCGAGGCGCTCGCCGACGGGCAGGGCCGCGAGCTCAGCGGCGCGCTGGTCGCGCAGGGCGGCCGTGTCGACCCCCGCGAAGAGGTCGAGCATGCGCGCCAGGGGGTCGTAGGTGACGGACCCGTCGGCGTCGTACTCGCGGCGGTCCCACACGAGGTCGAGCGCGACCCGGCGCTGCTCTTCGGGCACCGAGGCGAGCGGCACGATCTTGGCCGCGTCGATGATGCCCGACGAGAGGCCCGCCTCGACGGCCTCGTGCAGGAAGACCGAGTTGAGCACCATGCGCGCGGCGGGGTTGAGGCCGAACGACACGTTCGAGACGCCGAGGGTCGTGTGGATGCCGGGGTACTTCGTCGTGATGGCGCGGATGGCCTCGATCGTCTCGATCGCGTCGCGACGCGTCTCCTCCTGCCCGGTCGCGATCGGGAACGTGAGGCAGTCGACGATGATGTCGGAGACCTCGAGGCCCCACTCCCCCACGAGCGAGTCGATGAGGCGCGACGCGATGCGCACCTTCCCCTCGGCGGTGCGGGCCTGGCCGTGCTCGTCGATCGTCAGCGCCACGACGGCCGTGCCGTGCTCCTTGACGAGCGGCATGATGCGGCCGAAGCGGCTCGTGGGTCCGTCGCCGTCCTCGTAGTTGACCGAGTTGACGACGGGCCGGCCGCCGATGAGCTCGAGTCCCGCGCTGATCACGGCGGGCTCCGTCGAGTCGATGACGAGCGGAAGGGTGGATGCCGACGCGAAGCGCGAGACGATCTCACGCACGTCGGCGACCCCGTCGCGACCGACGTAGTCGACGCACACGTCGAGCAGGTGCGCGCCGACGCGGATCTGATTGCGGGCGATCTCGACGCAGTCGTCCCAGCGCTCCTCGAGCATCGCCTCGCGGAACGCCTTCGACCCGTTCGCGTTGGTGCGCTCGCCGATCGCGAGGTACGAGGCATCCTGATCGAAGGGGACGTGCTGGTAGAGGGATGCCACACCCGGCTCCTTGACCGGGTGTCGCGACTCCGCGAGCGCGAGCGGGCGGAGCCGGTCGACGACGGCCTTGAGGTGCTCGGGCGTCGTGCCGCAGCATCCACCCACCAGACCCAGGCCGAACTCGCGGACGAACTGCTCGTGCGCGTGGGCCAGCTCGTCGGGTGACAGCGGGTAGTGGGCGCCGTCGGCGGTGAGCACGGGCAGGCCGGCGTTGGGCATGCAGGCCACGGGCACGGGCGAGTGCTTCGACAGGTGCCGCAGGTGCTCGCTCATCTCGGCGGGGCCGGTGGCGCAGTTGAGGCCGATCGCGTCGACGCCGAGCGGGGCGATCGCCGTGAGCGCCGCCCCGATCTCCGAGCCCATGAGCATCGTGCCGGTCGTCTCGACCGTGACCTCGACGAAGATCGGCAGACGGATGCCTCGCGCGACGATCGCCTGACGGCAGCCGTTGATCGCGGCCTTCGTCTGGAGGAGGTCCTGCGACGTCTCGACGAGGAACGCGTCGGCGCCCCCGTCGATGAGCCCCTCGGCCTGCAGCGCGAAGGTCTGCTTGAGGTTGTCGTACGTCGTGTGGCCGAGGCTCGGGAGCTTCGTGCCGGGGCCGATCGATCCGAGCACCCAGCGCACGCGACCGTCCGCCGCTTCGGCCGCCTCGACGCGCTCGCGTGCGATGCGGGCGCCCGCCTCGGCGAGCTCGCCGATGCGGTCCTCGATGCCGTAGTCTCCGAGGTTCGACCAGTTCGCCCCGAACGTGTTGGTCTCGACGGCGTCGATCCCGACCGCGAGGTAGTCGTCGTGGATCGCCGCGATCATGTCGGGGCGCGAGACGTTGAGGATCTCGTTGCAGCCCTCGAGCTGCTGGTAGTCGTCGAGCGTCGGCTCGTACCGCTGCAGCATCGTGCCCATCGCCCCGTCGGCGATGACGACGCGGGTGGTCACGGCGTCGAGCAGCGCCTGTGCCCGCGCGGGCCGCGGCACGCCGTCGATGTCGAGGGCGAAGCGGGGGGCGGGCGCGGTGCTCATCCGTGCGATTTTACCGAGGCGCGGGATGCCGCCTCCCGAGCGTTACGCGTTCTTGGCGTCGCGCCAGCGCAGCCACGCCCTGACGCGCTCGTAGTCGTAGTCGGGCCCGCCGAAGCCGAGCGTGAAGAGGCGCACGCCCGCGTCGTAGAGATGGTCGGCGAAATCCTCGTCGCGACGCTGCAGCTCGTTCGAGATGACGAGATTCGAGGTGTCGCGCCCCTCCTTCTCGGCCCAGCGCTCGATGACCTCGAGCTTGGCCGGCAGGCCGTCGGGGCCGACGAAGCTGTGCCAGATGTCGGCGTGACGCGCGACGAGGCGCAGGGTCTTCTGTTCGCCTGCGCCGCCGATGAGGATCGGGATGCGGCGCGTCGGGGCGGGGTTGAGCTTGTCCCAGCGCGCCTCGATGCGCGCGAGTCCGTCGGCGAGGTCGTTCAGCCGCGTGCCGGGGGTGCCGAACTCGTACCCGTACTCGTCGTAGTCGCGCTGGAACCAGCCCGCGCCGGTGCCGAAGATGAACCGGCCCTCGCCGCCGTCCTTCGCCGAGATGTGGTCGATCGTGCGGGCCATATCGGCCTGCAGGTCGGGATTGCGGTAGCTGTTGCAGTTGACCAGGGCGCCGAACTCCACCCGCTCGGTCTGCTCCGCCCACGCGCCGAGCATCGTCCAGGACTCGAAGTGCAGGCCGTCGCGGTCGCCCGAGAGCGGGTAGAAGTGGTCCCAGTTGAAGAGGATGTCGACGCCGAGGTCTTCGAGACGGAGCACGGCGTCGCGAAGCTGCGGATAGGTGACGTGCTGCGGCTGGAGCTGGACGCCCAGCCGGACTGCGGTGTCGAGGAGAGGCATGCGGATCAGCCTAGGGGCGGGACGGGATGCCGGGGGCCGCGGTGGACCCCTCGACGACCGCACCGATCGAGGGCGATGCCTCAGCGCGCGCGGCGGGCCTTGAGGAACCCGTCGATCGAGTCCCAGACCGCGACGCCGGCGAAGACGAAGCCGAGGATGACGCTCAGGATGCCGCCGACCTCGGCGCCGTCCCCGGGGATGACGGTCGGGAAGAAGTCGGTGTTGACGAGCAGCCCGTTGCTGAGCAGCCACAGCGCGGGCAGCGCGACCGCGGCATCGAGGACGAGGTTTGCGACGGCGAGTCCCGTCGTCCACCGGCCCCGCGCGAACACGGCGACGGCGAGGACCGCCTCGAGCGCCATGACGACGAACAGCCCCGTGATCCACCACGGCCAGAGCCCCGGGGCGAGGAACGACATCGTCTCGCCCCCGCCGACGGGCCAGC
This genomic interval carries:
- a CDS encoding 1,4-dihydroxy-2-naphthoyl-CoA synthase; the encoded protein is MSVSELFDKAEWRPAPGAEGYTDITAHVSTDGRIARIAFDRPEVRNAFRPHTVDELYRALDAARQDPKIGVVLVTGNGPSPKDGGWAFCSGGDQRIRGRDGYKYSDSPDAVVDPARAGRLHILEVQRLIRFMPKVVIAVVPGWAAGGGHSLHVVCDLTIASREHGRFKQTDADVGSFDAGYGSAYFARQIGQKFAREVFFLAEEYSAQRAYEMGAVNRVVPHADLEREAVAMARTILTKSPTAIRMLKFAFNAVDDGLVGQQVFAGEATRLAYGTDEAVEGRDAFLEKREPDWAAYPWQY
- a CDS encoding ATP-binding cassette domain-containing protein; protein product: MTLRPGPLRAAAALAATFVAVRVVYRVLFHGADGSGAVLLALPSVRLPPPFAHVVLLGPVTTDGLRDAAASALPIALTILAFGVLNALVDLPRLFVRGARRGPLSGIARAVAIAWATLPSLADAGRAVRFAQRLRGERAGVRMLAPLLQRTLERAGGIAAALELRGLAGRALDGDCLEPATAEDVSIGFGSAPVVRVGTLALGTKSLTLVSGPTGSGKSTLLRALSGLHTHVDGGWVDGALQVAGHPRTAVPPRDLSRLVGVVPQHPREAFATELVRDEIGLALELRGVARTIVAARVAEVAARVGIEPLLDRPTRGLSAGEATLVALAAAVVERPIVLLVDEPFADLDSRARARVAALLDALAHEAGMCVVVAEHRVAGLVAMADVRLRIRNGVLVDGVVAPAVALSVAPAVAPDAPVVLRAEGVTVRHRGVVAVDAAILSLRAGELVALVGPNGAGKSTLLAALTGDPRVTAEGRVALVPDASDDLFVSDSVAAECRRADRRSTARTATRFARFLGLDPDSREFAARLARHPRDLSVGERRCLALAIQLAGSPTTLLVDEPTRGLDPDARRLVWAALTSLAADGAAVLVASHEPEVAAAADRVLPMRGGVVGAVVADAGAARAHSAIPDAVPVDAPGSRGASREAPADQNPRVDTLGSRRDHALPARTTDGFDETLGSRRGANEAHDDRQRPRPGRHRGGRLALVALIAANVVALGAFCWPLVANAVPADAQAAVPAAALGLAPLAALVVVATLDGTVRSAHMLALLGTLAAIGAAVRIASTGVGGVEAVFILLILAGRAFGARFGMLLGMATIALSTLVTGTFGPWTPFQMFACAWVGAGAGLLPRRVSARTEIAMLCVYGVLASYAFGLIMNFWYWPFAVGFGTDISYTPGAPLSLNLSRFLLYSLVTSTLSWDTLRAITTVVGILVIGRAVLSALRRAKPLTAAALPSSLSRSGASTHAGRSPLTSA
- the metH gene encoding methionine synthase — protein: MSTAPAPRFALDIDGVPRPARAQALLDAVTTRVVIADGAMGTMLQRYEPTLDDYQQLEGCNEILNVSRPDMIAAIHDDYLAVGIDAVETNTFGANWSNLGDYGIEDRIGELAEAGARIARERVEAAEAADGRVRWVLGSIGPGTKLPSLGHTTYDNLKQTFALQAEGLIDGGADAFLVETSQDLLQTKAAINGCRQAIVARGIRLPIFVEVTVETTGTMLMGSEIGAALTAIAPLGVDAIGLNCATGPAEMSEHLRHLSKHSPVPVACMPNAGLPVLTADGAHYPLSPDELAHAHEQFVREFGLGLVGGCCGTTPEHLKAVVDRLRPLALAESRHPVKEPGVASLYQHVPFDQDASYLAIGERTNANGSKAFREAMLEERWDDCVEIARNQIRVGAHLLDVCVDYVGRDGVADVREIVSRFASASTLPLVIDSTEPAVISAGLELIGGRPVVNSVNYEDGDGPTSRFGRIMPLVKEHGTAVVALTIDEHGQARTAEGKVRIASRLIDSLVGEWGLEVSDIIVDCLTFPIATGQEETRRDAIETIEAIRAITTKYPGIHTTLGVSNVSFGLNPAARMVLNSVFLHEAVEAGLSSGIIDAAKIVPLASVPEEQRRVALDLVWDRREYDADGSVTYDPLARMLDLFAGVDTAALRDQRAAELAALPVGERLERRIIDGEAKGLEADLDLAREGGLSALDIINVHLLEGMKVVGERFGSGEMQLPFVLQSAEVMKNAVALLEPHMEKSDAAGKGRIVLATVRGDVHDIGKNLVDIILKNNGYDVVNLGIKQPIADIIAAAEEHDADVIGMSGLLVKSTVVMKENLEELQSRGLAKKWPVILGGAALTRAYVEDDLASLFDGEVRYARDAFEGLALMEPLVRVARGASPDEVGLPPLKKRIHRASSKLTLTEPEAMPERSDVAADNPLPAPPFWGTRIVRGVALADYAAFLDERATFMGQWGLKPGRGEGGLTYEELVEREGRPRLRYWLDRILGEGMLDPSVAYGYFPVVSEGDDLVVLHHGDDPSGLLGPAGLLAPDGGSGGAVGIERLRFTFPRQRRDRHLCLSDFVRSRESGQVDVLPVQLVTAGAHIDSVTAELFAGNHYRDYYELNGLVMQLTEALAEFWHARIRSELGFADEDPADTAGLFKLEYRGARFSLGYPACPDMEDRRKVVELLRPERMGVELSEELQLHPEQSTDAFVFHHPEAKYFSV
- a CDS encoding LLM class F420-dependent oxidoreductase codes for the protein MPLLDTAVRLGVQLQPQHVTYPQLRDAVLRLEDLGVDILFNWDHFYPLSGDRDGLHFESWTMLGAWAEQTERVEFGALVNCNSYRNPDLQADMARTIDHISAKDGGEGRFIFGTGAGWFQRDYDEYGYEFGTPGTRLNDLADGLARIEARWDKLNPAPTRRIPILIGGAGEQKTLRLVARHADIWHSFVGPDGLPAKLEVIERWAEKEGRDTSNLVISNELQRRDEDFADHLYDAGVRLFTLGFGGPDYDYERVRAWLRWRDAKNA